From Chaetodon trifascialis isolate fChaTrf1 chromosome 1, fChaTrf1.hap1, whole genome shotgun sequence, one genomic window encodes:
- the hddc3 gene encoding guanosine-3',5'-bis(diphosphate) 3'-pyrophosphohydrolase MESH1 — MNSDAVLLLETVHFAAEKHRNQRRKDTEQTPYINHPIGVARILSHEGGVTDIEVLQAALLHDTVEDTDTSPAELEAKFGPTVTRIVQEVTDDKSLPKQERKRQQVEHAPHCSHQAKLVKLADKLYNLRDLNRCTPVGWSAERVQEYFVWASEVVKGLRGASSVLEEKLDELFRQRGVQL, encoded by the exons ATGAATTCAGACGCAGTTTTATTGTTAGAGACTGTTCATTTTGCCGCAGAGAAACATCGTAACCAACGCCGTAAAGATACAGAACAAACGCCGTACATTAATCACCCCATTG GAGTAGCAAGAATCCTCAGCCACGAAGGAGGCGTCACAGACATCGAGGTTTTGCAA GCCGCTCTGCTTCATGACACGGTGGAGGACACGGACACCTCTCCTGCAGAGCTTGAGGCAAAGTTCGGACCGACCGTCACTCGTATCGTTCAGGAGGTGACGGACGACAAAAGCTTGCCCAAACAGGAGAGGAAGCGTCAGCAGGTGGAACATGCGCCTCACTGCAGCCACCAAGCCAAACTGGTCAAACTGGCTGATAAACTGTACAACCTGAGGGACCTGAACCGCTGCACACCTGTCG gttGGTCAGCCGAGCGGGTCCAGGAGTATTTTGTGTGGGCCAGTGAGGTGGTGAAAGGCCTGAGAGGGGCCAGCTCAGttctggaggagaagctggacGAGCTGTTCAGACAGAGAGGAGTCCAGCTCTGA
- the vps33b gene encoding vacuolar protein sorting-associated protein 33B, translated as MAHSTRRDSPELPDFSLLKRLARDQLIYLLEQLPGKKDLFIEGDLMSPLDRIANVSTLKQHEVDKLYKVEYKPVISTSDQLCFLIRPRIKTVKWICDVANADKAAGKFRRYKIIFTPQKFYACEAVLEEQGIFGDVTTDEWAFYLLPLDDDIISLELPEFFRDNFLAGDQRWVRTAGSALHLLHSLYGPFSKIYGIGRCSKMAYESWREQVEEGEQRARQAEIGKVFLIDRDVDFVTPLCSQVVYEGLVDDVFRIKCGCVEFGPDVTSSDKSVKVMVNSQDKVFGEIRNEHFSNVFGFLSQKARNLQTAYDKRRGMDIKQMKTFVSEELKGLKQEHRLLSLHIGACESIMKKKTKQDFQELLKTEHSLLEGFEIRECISFIEEHINRQVSMIESLRLLCLLSITENGLLPKDYRSLKAQYLQSYGVNHLLTFANLRQLGLLVEQQPGETLTVMESKVGKLVNDRTAGKLTDAFSSLAKKSNFRALSRKLNLVPKSGEEYDLRVPRDMAYIFSGAYVPLSCKLVEQVLERDSWTGLEEVTRLLNGHEFAVTGSNGADLRAKSDAQRIILVMFLGGCTFSEISALRFLGRERGYKFIVVTTAITNSSRLIEALLDNHV; from the exons ATGGCTCACAGCACCAGGAGAGATTCCCCGGAGCTCCCTGACTTCTCTCTGCTCAAGAGGCTGGCCAGAGATCAGCTCATCTACCTGCTAGAACAG CTCCCGGGGAAGAAGGACCTCTTCATCGAGGGGGACCTGATGAGCCCGCTGGATCGTATCGCTAATGTGTCAACGCTGAAG caacaCGAAGTCGACAAACTCTACAAAGTGGAATACAAACCTGTTATCAGCACCTCAGATCA GCTCTGTTTTCTGATCCGGCCCAGaataaaaactgtgaaatggATCTGTG ATGTGGCCAATGCAGACAAGGCAGCAGGAAAATTTAGGAGATACAAGATCATCTTTACCCCTCAGAAG TTCTATGCGTGCGAGGcggtgctggaggagcaggggATCTTCGGAG ATGTGACCACTGATGAGTGGGCTTTCTACCTGCTTCCGCTTGacgatgacatcatcagtctgGAGCTGCCAGAATTCTTCAGAGACAACTTCCTG GCGGGGGACCAGCGGTGGGTGAGGACGGCCGGCAGCGCTCTGCACCTCCTTCACTCCCTCTACGGCCCCTTCTCAAAGATCTACGGGATTGGACGATGCTCCAAG ATGGCGTACGAGTCGTGGAGGGAGCAGGTCGAAGAGGGAGAACAAAGAGCTCGTCAGGCTGAAATAGGAAAAGTTTTTCTTATCGACAGAG ATGTGGACTTTGtcactcctctgtgctcacaaGTTGTCTATGAAGGACTCGTGGACGATGTGTTTAGGATCAAATGTG GGTGCGTGGAGTTTGGACCTGATGTCACCTCCTCAGACAAAAGTGTCAAAGTCATGGTGAACTCTCAGGATAAG GTGTTCGGTGAAATCAGGAACGAGCATTTCTCCAACGTCTTTGGTTTTCTCAGTCAGAAAGCCAGGAATCTCCAGACTGCATACGAT AAGCGTCGGGGGATGGACATAAAGCAGATGAAGACGTTCGtgtcagaggagctgaaggGGTTGAAGCAGGAACATCGTCTTCTCAGCCTGC ACATCGGCGCCTGTGAGTCgataatgaagaagaagacaaagcagGATTTTCAGGAGCTGTTGAAGACTGAACACT CTTTACTTGAAGGATTTGAAATCCGTGAATGCATTTCGTTCATAGAGGAGCACATCAACAGACAG gTCTCCATGATAGAAAGTCTGAGGctgctttgtcttctgtctATCACAGAAAACG gACTCCTGCCGAAAGATTACCGCTCATTAAAAGCACAGTATCTGCAG AGCTACGGCGTGAACCACCTGCTCACATTCGCCAACCTGAGGCAGCTGGGGCtgctggtggagcagcagccgGGGGAAACGCTCACGGTCATGGAGAGCAAAGTGGGCAAACTGGTCAACGACAGAACAGCAG gaaaGCTGACCGACGCCTTCTCGTCTCTCGCCAAGAAGAGCAATTTCAGAGCTCTGAGCCGGAAACTCAACCTG GTGCCAAAGTCAGGTGAAGAGTACGACCTGCGCGTCCCACGAGACATGGCTTACATCTTCAGCGGCGCCTACGTCCCTCTGAGCTGCAAACTCGTCGAGCAG GTGCTGGAGCGAGACAGCTGGACGGGGCTCGAAGAAGTCACCAGGCTGCTAAATGGGCACGAATTCGCTGTTACAG GCAGCAACGGCGCTGATTTAAGAGCGAAGAGCGACGCCCAGCGCATCATTCTTGTCATGTTCCTCGGCGGCTGCACCTTTTCTGAGATTTCAGCCCTGCGTTTCCtcggcagagagagag GTTATAAATTCATTGTGGTAACAACTGCCATTACAAACAGTTCAAGACTGATCGAGGCGCTGCTGGACAACCACGTATGA
- the mfap1 gene encoding microfibrillar-associated protein 1, whose translation MSSREALNMKLPPIQSTAGAVPVRNEKGELSMEKVKVKRYVSGKRPDYAPMESSDEEEEDFQFVKKGKEMEPEVELEEEEVSDPRLKRLLNRVSEDVEERLARHRQIAEPEVVAESSEDSDEGTWHPEREESSEEEEEEEEEVDDEEIERRRAMMRQRAVERKNEEMEVMEVEEEGKSGEESESESEYEEYTDSEDEAEPRLKPVFIRKKDRVTVAEREAEEQRQRELEAEAKRQAEERRRYTLKIVEEEAKKEFEENRRTLAALEALDTDGENEEEEYEAWKVRELKRIKRDREAREQMEREKSEIERFHNLTEEERRAELRNSGKVITNKATKGKYKFLQKYYHRGAFFMDGEDDVYKRDFSAPTLEDHFNKTILPKVMQVKNFGRSGRTKYTHLVDQDTTSFDSAWAQESAQNSKFFKQKAAGVRDVFERPTVKKRKT comes from the exons ATGTCTAGTCGCGAAGCTCTCAACATGAAGCTTCCTCCCATCCAGTCCACGGCCGGAGCCGTGCCGGTCCGGAATGAGAAAG GTGAGCTCTCGATGGAAAAGGTGAAGGTGAAGCGGTACGTGTCAGGGAAACGTCCTGACTATGCGCCGATGGAGTCgtctgatgaggaagaagaagacttcCAGTTTGTGAAGAAGGGGAAGgaaatggagccagaggtggagctggaggaagaggaggtctCGGACCCACGTCTCAAACGTCTACTCAACCGTGTCTCTGAGGACGTGGAGGAGAG GCTTGCGAGACACAGACAGATTGCGGAGCCTGAAGTGGTGGCTGAGAGCAGCGAGGACTCTGATGAAGGTACCTGGCACCCAGAGCGGGAGGAGAgtagtgaggaagaagaggaggaagaagaggaagtggaTGATGAG GAAATCGAGAGGAGACGAGCAATGATGCGTCAGCGAGCCGTCGAACGGAAGAATGAGGAGATGGAGGtcatggaggtggaggaggaagggaagtcCGGGGaggagtctgagtctgagtctgaataTGAAGAGTACACAGACAGCGAGGACGAAGCGGAGCCACGTCTCAAACCCGTCTTCATCCGCAA GAAGGACAGAGTCACGGTGGCTGAGCGcgaagcagaggagcagaggcaaAGAGAGCTGGAGGCCGAGGCCAAGAGGCAGGCCGAGGAGCGACGGCGCTACACCCTCAAgattgtggaggaggaggctaAGAAGGAGTTTGAGGAGAACCGGCGCACGCTGGCTGCTCTCGAGGCTTTGGACACCGACGGAGAGAACGAGGAGGAAGAATACGAAGCCTGGAAAGTCAGAGAGCTGAAACGCAtcaagagggacagagaggccAGAGAACA GATGGAGCGGGAGAAGTCTGAAATCGAGAGATTCCACAACCTGACGGAGGAGGAGCGCAGGGCGGAGCTCCGCAACAGCGGCAAAGTCATCACCAACAAAGCCACCAAAGGCAAATACAAGTTCCTCCAGAAGTACTACCACAGAGGAGCCTTCTTCATG GACGGGGAGGACGACGTCTACAAGAGAGATTTCAGCGCTCCGACTCTGGAGGACCACTTCAACAAAACCATCCTACCCAAAGTCATGCAG GTCAAAAACTTCGGTCGGTCTGGACGCACCAAGTACACCCACCTGGTGGACCAGGACACCACGTCGTTCGACTCGGCCTGGGCCCAGGAGAGCGCTCAGAACAGCAAGTTCTTCAAGCAGAAGGCGGCGGGCGTGAGGGACGTGTTCGAGCGGCccacagtgaagaagaggaagacttAA